Below is a genomic region from Drosophila kikkawai strain 14028-0561.14 chromosome X, DkikHiC1v2, whole genome shotgun sequence.
TTAACACTGCTCCGAGGCCGATGTCGCTGGCGTCCGTTTGTAACACGAACTTCTCGTTGAAATCCGGGCAGGCAAGAACCGGTGCCTCCGTCAGTTTGCTCTTCAGGTCGTCGAAcgcatcctgctgctccttctcccaTTGCCACTTCTTGCCCTTCTTGAGCAGTAGAGACATGGGCTGCACGACGCTAGCAAAGTTTGGTACAAATCGCCGGTACCAAGACGCGATACCCAGACATCTCCTTAGCTCCTTGCACGTGGTCGGTGGACTCAGTTGCCGTACTGCTGAGATCTTCTCGGGGTCGGTGTGAATTCCCTCCTCGCTGATAACATGTCCCAAGTATACCAGGCTGCGCTTAAAGAAGCTGCACTTCTTTGCGTTGAGGCGAAGGTTCGCCTTCCGTAGCCGCCGGAATACTTCCTGCAGATGCTGTACATGCTCTTCCAGAGTGcgtccgatgatgatgatatcatcTAAGTACGCAAACGCGTTGGGCTCCATGTCCGGTCCTATGACGCTGTCGAGCGCCCGCTGGAATGTGGCTGGTGCTGAGTGGAGGCCAAACGGCATCACTTTCCAGTGGTACAGACCCCTCCCGGGGACTGTAAAGGCAGTGCATTCGCGACTAGACTCGGCTACAGGGATTTGCCAATATCCGCTCTTCAGATCGAGCGTCGATATGTATTTGGCATGGCGCAGGCGTTCCAAGATGTGTGTTATCCTTGGCAGCGGGTATGCATCTGGAATGGAGTGAGCATTTAATTGCCGAAAATCCACGCAAAGTCGCATCTCTCCAGACTTCTTGCCCACGAGTACGATCGGGGCGCTGTGGGGACTCCGTAAAGGCTCTATACAGTCGTTGCGCAGCAGCTCGTCGATCTGCTCATCAATAATCCTCTGCATCGCGGGATTCTTCGGAAAGTATCTCTGTTTGATGGGCTTGTCATCCCGCATCGTAATCGTGTGCTCAGCGATATTTGACACTCCTGTCAATCCGTCGAATTTAGCCAATTCCTCCTGTAGAAACTGATTCACCCATGGCTCCAAGTCTGCGTGCTCCGTGTTTTCGGTGATGACAGCTAGCGCGCCTCCAGCGGCAGATCGAGGCTCTGGGATGGCTGGTGAAGGGGCTCGCCTTTCCGCTACGGGTTCCACTGCTGGCTCCACTGGCCTGGTGGCTTGTCTTCGTCGAAACGGATTGTTTCGCACGGCGTTGTCATCACGAGGCCCTAAAATGCTCCTGGTCGGGGTATCTTGCGTCTCATGCTCTGTCTCGTTGTTGGCTGGCGTGGATTCTCCGGCTTCGATGGGGTCTGTTGCTTTCGGAGTGAACGCGTTTGTTAATACCGACGGCGTAGCTAAATTATAGGTGGGGCTGGTTAACAAGAAAGGGCTTAGCTGCTGTGATGCGCGGCCACATTGAATAGTGGCAGATACGCCACAGAGGAAGTCCATGCCTAAGAGAACGTCTTCCATGATCGACGGCAGAACTAGCAGAGGAAAAGTTACCCTACGTTGGTCCAGCTGGACTTTGGCGACTAGAGACGTTGTGATCTCTTTGCGGGAGCCTTCAGCCAGGCTGACGTGAgtgcgtaccgaccgtacgttATGTGCTGTCCCTACGAGCTGAACCACTCGTTCACTCACAAAGCTCCTACTGGCTCCGGTATCTATAGTCGCGCTGAACTTCTTCCCCTCGATCTGCACCTGCGCGATGATCCGACTCGCCTGTACCTGTAATATCTCTCCTAATTCCGGGGATTCCTGAAGGCAGTCTCCGTCCGCTCCCCGAGTGGGCGAAGACTCCTCTCGTTTCCCGGCTGTGTGCGTCTGCAACACTCGACGGTGCGTATTCCCCGACGCCCACAATCCCAGCAGAAAAGGACTCTTGAGCGCAATTCCTACAAGCAAACCTGAAATTTGTGATCGTTGACAGATTCCCGACTCGAGGACCCTGTGGGGGAACCGTAGCTGGGGTGGATGGTCGCCCGGCTATTCGCGAGAAATTTTGTTGACCTGCTGGTGGCTCGTATCCGCTCCTCCTTGGCGCGGGCTGTGGTTCGGCTACCATCCTGGCATGGCTTCCAGTGCTCCGGTCCCGGGTGACCTCGAAATTGACCGCCAAACTGGTGAGTTGCTCCAATGTAGTAAAGTCGTGCCTCCTGGCGTACATCTGGTACTCCGGTTGGAGGTTCTCGTAGATGCGCTCTAACTCCTGTTCCGCGTTGTATCCCGCTCGGTGCATCAACAGTCTGATGTTGACGAGATATTGCTTGAACGTCTCCCCTCGACGCTGATCACTAGTTCGAATCTCATCCTCGAGTCGCTGGAAATACCTCGGCGGCAagaagaaatccaaaaacgCCTTTTTGAACTTCGTCCATGATTCTCCTAGCAGCTGGCTCGTCCGGAACCAGTGCTCGGCCGTGTCCGTCAAAagaccagggatggcctgcggcatcttctccacgtcgacttcgtAGGCGGTTGCTCGCTCCTCGAGATGCTGGATGAAGGTGATGGGATCCGTGGTGCCATCGAAAGTAATCCCCCAGTTCTTGAGTTTCTCCGACAGTGTGGCTGCTGATATCTCCGCCTTCTTCGGAAGAATCTCTCGCCTGGCCGGGAGGGTCTCCACGTCTCTGGCCACGTCGGCGGTAGCTCTGTCCTCCAGTACTGGTACTTGCAGTTGCGCGGGAcccggtgggtgtgggtgtggacTCGGTGAACGCTGTTTCCTGTCCAATTTAGCGGCGTTAATTTCCGCTTCACATTCCTGTAGTCGTTCGGTGACTTCCAGCACGTGATCATCTCGATTGTTGAAGGCAGCCAGCCGGCTCCGCATTTCCTCCACGGTTCCGGTTGCTTCCAAAGAAAAGtccttcaaaatcgcctccaATTCTCGCTTCCGCAGATACGAAATCCAGCGTGCGCCCATATTGCTGTGAAAAATTAATCGACTGGCAAACGACAAGAAAGAAATTCGAAAGGTCGAGAGAAATATTTCAGACGAGGGTCAAGCGACGTTTGAGTTGATTAAACTTCagtgaaatatttgatttttatttttcacacaaaaaaaaatcactcaATGCCCACGTGCAACTAGGTTAAACTCGAATTCGATGTAAAACGGCGATTTAATGTTGCTGCTCTCCTCGACgggaattaaatttattcgacGACGATGCAAGCTTGTAGAATTTCCACGACGATGAGTTAAATTAGTCGACGGCGATGTAAGTTAAATTCGACGGGGATTCAAAGTTTTATTCCAcgatgttttaaattttattcgacGGTGATCGCGGCTTGGTAAAATTTTGTACGACAATGGCTTTTATTTCCCGTTGAAAAAAAACTGCGACTGTACGTGTAGACTCGACGACGGTTGAAAAGAGAAGAACCACCGATGCGTTTGCTGCTGGCTGTACTCGATCGCCGCTGGTGTGAGGgagacgacgatgagagtgaagggtgaaaacaaaatggctgcgctgtggggaatttgtgttagcttttccctgcctcgtgctttcgaaattctcgcgacctgacttgggtacctagagggcttttcgctctcgctctcgctctctctctcctttttttttcctttccctctttgctttctctgctcggttttatttctttattttggctCACGTGTGTTTCTAGTCACGTGATCAAATAACCTCTCGTTTTAGGTTATGATCTTTTCACGGCTggggtataaaaattttcgctgcgtgtgccacgagtttctgagagtgggtatactttttggttaagttctcccgatttttgccatgtgcctctcgaaaattcaaagttttctcgattttgaggttatatagaatgcccggtatatattcttatcgatatatatatatatattcacgtagttttctgccctagaaattttggagtccctcgacatccgactctccatacgttccgacttagaaaattttctctaagtggcggaaccgaaaatttttcaaacttgacgtatccgaatgggtctttaggccatattttcgacgtctaaagttcgtaaaccccatgtccctgctcgggcgccattctgtaaggaagttcaacggctggggtaggtctcagtcatgtccaaggtcctctttaacagaaaaatttataaagatgtgggacaaagtgtttgacgcgcggtaaactgacgtgagatggtggctgtcagttaccgggatacgaagccagagaaatgactTGGCCGGCCTTTGCAATAAAGCGAAATAATcgtcggagcgcgttttgggtcggaCCCATAGCACTCGCtagaaggagaccgagagaggggtcgattttggggaccaccgcttcctagggcagagtttatggcctaagatctaggcattttgggcaAATATTCTACGTAATTCATGACCAGCGTGATTGTGGGTCGTTTCCCTCGCGAGCTGGGCTCGATTTTGAGCCGAAAGTTTTACTTAAGAGGGCTTTtcctgaatttatttaatttttctcgtttttaaatttctctgcattttatttttttttcccacTGTGGGCAGCATATGGCCTCTCGGAAGTGGCGGTCAGTGATTAACTTCTCCGcgagagcaaaaatatatataaataaaattttacttaAGTCTCATTATAAAAGTTCAGAGGagaatttctcccagtgtaggcgaaactcagccatCCCCCGCAagaaccaaaaatataaatacgtacgagtttaggtttaattagttttcagttttcatttgggctcttttttttatttaaatcaagttgtatttttccagaatttttcttttagttttcgttttggttttatttgataaagtttgcagggatttttaacaaaaaaaacaaggttAGATTTcggggcattatttctagcctactctagcgaaaaccgcatcttggccatcgagaaatttctattcacACATatacccgctggccaaaatgcgatcctccctATACACTCACTCGTCTCCGtatttccgcacacacacacgtgcctgccggtggctgctgcttccgccacgtcctcgccgtccgcttccaaaagaatttgcctccttggccgtcgagaaaacTTCTCTGCACTTCACTGGCTGCCTCACGATCGTTGGGCACTTGGTAtaaattgtcactgtcaatatGCACTTTTTCCGCCCTCGTTGGTCGCAGAAAACTCCGTCGCGTGAACAAAACACTCCCGTTTTGGCTTCGCTGAAAAAGAACTACGTcgtccgctcgcacgtctatccgatttcgtcgcctccgcaaaacTAAATCCagccacgcggctttgccaaattttcggccgcgctggtaattttccattgctcttgcatttcggtgcatcagcttccctctcgctctcgcccgttggcgcgtgccaattttcggggttgctttgcgctcgatcgtatgttcgctctccgttgctctcatacggcgctaactccgtggccacttgttcgtggtgaatatctctctctgctctccgagtgtaggtgtgtgtgtgtgtgtgtgcgggatctagagatgtgagaacggggaaccaaagataactataAACTCTTGTCTATGCTTAACTTTTGTACAGCTAATAAATGACTATATTATgaaacttggctgcttaaatatacatGGCTTATTTTATAccgaaaaatgggaaaaatgattatatatacaaagcttatatTTACAGAGTGCGAAATGATTctatacaaagcttatgtttactAAGTGAGaagtgcttaaaatattttacaaaaattatttacaacgACTTAGTTTACAAAGCGAGAATAAtttgggcgtttgccggtttgttttggttttgctgctagctgcggcggctctccatgagcgttgacggcagttgttattgccgttggctatagctctccatgagcgttggcggctgttgttattgccgtcggctgctgttgttgtcgctgccggctcctgaccgccgttgttgttggctttgagAGCTGCTGATGcgcgctgccgctgtcgctgttgatgacgtagctgcggttgttgttgttggctacGGGCGCGAGCTATTGTTTTCGCTGCTGTTGCGCTGGCCGTTgctattgccgctgctgttggccgctgttctggccgttgttgatgacgtcgacggccggtgttgtggccgttgGTTGATGGCGTCACCGTTGATGACGTGGCggctgtcgttgttgttgtctgcgagagcgagctgttgttgtggccgctgctcgggccggtgttgaggccgctggccgctgttgctgacgtcgctgttgatgacgtggccgttgttctggcCGGTGTTGTTGACGTCGTTGCCGGCGCGGATGGCCGGTGTtaaggctgttgttgttgccgtcgttGCTGGCGCGGGTGGCCGATGTTAGGGCTGTTGTTAaatgccgccgccagtattggtggggagtcagacgactcctcacaCCCTCCCCTTACTTCGGGGTGCGCTGCGAGATGGTGATCCTGTTTGCCTTGCTGAAGTGGACCCTGAACTCCTCTGGGCCCGCGTAGAACAGGAATTTCCTGTTTACTCGCCTGTTCGCGGCCTCCTGCGGTTGGACTCGCTCGACCACAGAGCGTGGGATCCGTCCTCCCGCGATCCGGATACGCCAGTGTGCAGGCGGCAGGACCCAGTCCTGATCGGCAGTGGGatactcctccttctcctcggctGCGGGGGTGGCAGGCGGACCCTTGATCGGCACCGGTGTAGGGCGGTTGCCCTGCTCAGCTCGCGCGAGGCGGGCCTTGGCGAGGCAGTCCTTGTCGTACTGCACCATCCAGGGATCGGGGGGCAGCTCGCTCGCGCTGCGTTTGGGATTCGGCTTCGGCTTCAGGCCGCATATCACCCCGGACGCGGAGAATATGGTGCGTCGGGCAACGTCGGCCGCGTCGAAGTCCGACATGCTGCTGGCCCGCCTGTGTCTCCTGGCGACGGGGACcacgtcgtcgtcctcctggctgccgtcgtcgtcggctgTGCCCACGTCGCTGCCCTTGCTGCGAGGGCCTGTGGCGACTACGTCGTTGCTGTCGCTGCTCCCGTTCGGTCGACCGTGGCGGTTCTCCTCGGGTGTCGGCGACCTCGGGGTCCCCACGGCCGACGCGAACACCACCCGGCGACGTGCGACTGGCACCCGGTTGGGCACCGCCGCGGCTGCGCCGGCGTGGCTAACTGCTCGATGAAGATCGGGCAGCGGTCTACGGCCCGCTAGGATCTCGTCGGCGTGCTCCAGCGCCTCGCTGAAGGCCTCCCAATCGATGTCCTCGGGCAGGACTCCCGCCTGGGGTCCGGTCTTCCCGGGGCTCGGCTCTCCCTCGGCTGGATATCCCAGCACCACGTCATCCGTGCGGGAGACTTCCACGGTGGCCGCGGCTGATATTGCCGCGCGCCACAAACGGCTCGGATTGTACGACGCCATTGTCTCTGTagagggagaaaaacaaaggtTTATTAGCTCGTGGTTGTGATGATTACTAACTAAGGTTTTAAGGAAAGTTAGTAATAAGGGCAAAAGGTTCGCTGCGATGGCACCCTAGTTTCCACTAGGGAAAGTGGGacgttgggaaggcgcaccctccagcaagtggccccactGACTCAATTGTTGGCTCCTGTATCAGTGTTCCTAGGTGGCTCTTGCCTCGGCCAGATCGAGCGTCGCTCGTCGGCTTTATTTGAGCAAGTTTATTTGCTGTTGCGCCGTCTTCATACGGACTTCcggggctgctgctgcgtggctATCGCCGTGTGTTCTCCCGCCGTCTACGGGTATCCTTGTCTTCTgcgtctctgctgctgctgctccgctgcTCAGGGGTTTAGCGCTCCTCGATCGCTAAACTTGCTCCGTAATCTGTGTGTCTTCTACGTGATCCAGCCGGCTGGGCACCAGATTCTGTGTTTCTGGCTCGTTGACTGCTTTCTTCAAGTCTCCAAGGGCTGCTGTTCGACGTTGCCGGCTGTGAAGATGCTGCAAGCGCACTATGGTGGGAGAGAAAAATTTGATTACTTTGTAAGGGCCTTCATATTTGGGAGCGAGCTTGGCGGCAAAGTTATCCGCCGCCTTAGACAAATGATGCTGCTTTACAAAGACCAGTGATCCTATGGTTGGCCTCCATGATCGTCGTCTGAGATCATAATGCTTGCGCTGTTCCAACGACGCCCGTTGAGTGTTCTCTCGAACCACCTTGAAAATATCCCGTAGCAATTCCGCCTTTGCTTCTGGTGAATGTGGCGCTTGGCTTGGCCCTGGAGTTACTTCATCATACAAGGCTCCTGGGAGTCGTGGCTCTCGGCCTTGAACGATGAACGCCGGACTAAATCCGGTTGAG
It encodes:
- the LOC138929155 gene encoding uncharacterized protein isoform X2; the encoded protein is MVKFKQKTMASYNPSRLWRAAISAAATVEVSRTDDVVLGYPAEGEPSPGKTGPQAGVLPEDIDWEAFSEALEHADEILAGRRPLPDLHRAVSHAGAAAAVPNRVPVARRRVVFASAVGTPRSPTPEENRHGRPNGSSDSNDVVATGPRSKGSDVGTADDDGSQEDDDVVPVARRHRRASSMSDFDAADVARRTIFSASGVICGLKPKPNPKRSASELPPDPWMVQYDKDCLAKARLARAEQGNRPTPVPIKGPPATPAAEEKEEYPTADQDWVLPPAHWRIRIAGGRIPRSVVERVQPQEAANRRVNRKFLFYAGPEEFRVHFSKANRITISQRTPK
- the LOC138929155 gene encoding uncharacterized protein isoform X1 translates to MVKFKQIRYLEGSFDLIVTFYKILEYTFSNSINFGAANLKETMASYNPSRLWRAAISAAATVEVSRTDDVVLGYPAEGEPSPGKTGPQAGVLPEDIDWEAFSEALEHADEILAGRRPLPDLHRAVSHAGAAAAVPNRVPVARRRVVFASAVGTPRSPTPEENRHGRPNGSSDSNDVVATGPRSKGSDVGTADDDGSQEDDDVVPVARRHRRASSMSDFDAADVARRTIFSASGVICGLKPKPNPKRSASELPPDPWMVQYDKDCLAKARLARAEQGNRPTPVPIKGPPATPAAEEKEEYPTADQDWVLPPAHWRIRIAGGRIPRSVVERVQPQEAANRRVNRKFLFYAGPEEFRVHFSKANRITISQRTPK